The Humulus lupulus chromosome 3, drHumLupu1.1, whole genome shotgun sequence genome window below encodes:
- the LOC133825638 gene encoding uncharacterized protein LOC133825638 — MEWSKTLFNAKYFNKAVIEHKVNEFTNLNQGTLSMQDYIQIFDQLSRFTKNQVNIEENKIWSFVKGLHKDIAKCVDTGTTSPEMYVEAVEWALHQESWAMSDKPEPQKSEDRIMPESMLAICGVFLPSGEDMLVRTWVRDIPVWVEGLELTVDLSVSILKIDLRSGYHNLKVKETDIPKTALRMCYGHYELLVMSFGLTNVAASFMDLMNHVFHEYYDKFVIVFIDDILIYSKSQEEDATHMELVLQRLQDEKFYAKFSKCKFFLEKVSFLGHMV; from the exons ATGGAATGGTCAAAGACCTTGTTCAATGCCAAGTACTTCAATAAGGCAGTGATCGAGCataaagtgaatgagttcacaaATCTGAACCAGGGAACGTTGAGCATGCAGGACTACATTCAAATATTCGACCAGTTGTCTAGGTTCACAAAGAACCAGGTGAACATCgaagagaacaagatctggagttTCGTGAAGGGCTTGCACAAAGACATTGCTaagtgtgtagacactggtacgACTAGCCCGGAAATGTATGTCGAAGCTGTGGAATGGGCTCTTCACCAAGAGTCTTGGGCCATGTCGGACAAGCCAGAACCACAAAAGAGCGAAGACAGGat aatgcCTGAGTCTATGCTTGCTATTTGTGGGGTATTCTTGCCTTCgggagaggatatgctggtgcgaACATGGGTTAGAGACAtaccagtttgggttgaaggTCTTGAGCTGACagtggatct gaGCGTCAGTATTCTCAAAATAGACCTACGATCGGGCTACCATAatctcaaggttaaggagacagatataccaaagacagccttgAGAATGTGCTACGGTCACTATGAgctcttagtgatgtcctttggactaaccaatgtaGCTGCatcattcatggatctcatgaatcatGTATTTCACGAGTATTATGATAAGTTCGTcatcgtgttcattgacgatattctaatatactcgaAAAGCCAAGAAGAGGATGCAACGCATATGGAACTGGTCCTCCAACGTCTGCAAGATGAAAAGTTTTACGCAAAGTTTTCGAAGTGCAAATTTTTTCTAGAGAAAGTTAGTTTTCTCGGGCACATGGTGTAG